One region of Clavibacter michiganensis subsp. tessellarius genomic DNA includes:
- a CDS encoding esterase/lipase family protein, protein MTADGRDALPPLSALAKAVDWALDYAYVLRWQAAATLSRDDAHAFEDGRDDRPTILVLPGVYERWQFMLPIIRRLHARGHGVHVVGALGANVGRVAEMARRARAHLEAADLRDVVVVAHSKGGLIGKHLMAFDDPDRRIRAMVAINAPFGGSSYARFIPIRSIRDFSPRNGALVALGRSREANARITSIHARFDPHIPGGSALEGAVNERVPAAGHFRIMGDEDVLRRVEAAIDRSGPATGPQA, encoded by the coding sequence GTGACCGCCGACGGACGAGACGCCCTCCCGCCGCTGTCCGCCCTCGCGAAGGCCGTCGACTGGGCGCTCGACTACGCCTACGTCCTCCGCTGGCAGGCCGCCGCCACCCTCTCCCGCGACGACGCGCACGCGTTCGAGGACGGGCGCGACGACCGCCCCACGATCCTCGTGCTGCCGGGCGTCTACGAGCGCTGGCAGTTCATGCTCCCGATCATCCGGCGGCTCCACGCGCGCGGCCACGGCGTGCACGTGGTCGGCGCGCTCGGCGCGAACGTGGGCCGGGTCGCCGAGATGGCCCGGCGTGCGCGGGCGCACCTGGAGGCCGCCGACCTCCGCGACGTCGTCGTCGTCGCGCACAGCAAGGGCGGGCTCATCGGCAAGCACCTCATGGCGTTCGACGACCCCGACCGGCGGATCCGGGCGATGGTCGCGATCAACGCGCCGTTCGGCGGGTCGTCGTACGCGCGCTTCATCCCGATCCGCAGCATCCGCGACTTCTCGCCGCGGAACGGCGCGCTCGTGGCGCTCGGCCGGTCGCGGGAGGCCAACGCGCGGATCACGAGCATCCACGCGCGCTTCGACCCGCACATCCCCGGCGGGAGCGCGCTCGAGGGCGCCGTGAACGAGCGGGTGCCGGCGGCCGGGCACTTCCGGATCATGGGCGACGAGGACGTGCTCCGCCGCGTGGAGGCCGCGATCGACCGCTCCGGGCCGGCGACGGGCCCTCAGGCCTGA
- a CDS encoding alpha/beta fold hydrolase translates to MRSPLARLTRVRRPGDVHRTESSPPRWLLLSRRYGSRAIPVDHDLERRTVLGFRIAIKVFRSPRGNAGRTLSAAPSGIGSAGPAAGRPSFVLVHGIGVSSRYFHPVAALLAEHGDVHAIDLPGYGESPRVHRDVTLDDHAAVVAEVIRTHGLVDPVVVGHSMGSQIVARLAAEHPEVADRIVLIAPTLDPRKRGVVRAGLALAHDTLREPLLSNAVVLGDYFLRCGIPYYLRQLPHLIQDRVEDRAGRIRARTLVVVGDRDAVVDRSFARDLADAIPRGRLHVAHGPHVVMFTDPVGVARAIVEHARLG, encoded by the coding sequence ATGCGCTCCCCCCTCGCCCGGCTCACCCGCGTCCGGCGCCCGGGGGACGTGCACCGCACCGAGTCCTCGCCGCCGCGCTGGCTCCTGCTCTCCCGCCGCTACGGGTCGCGGGCGATCCCCGTGGACCACGACCTCGAGCGCCGCACCGTGCTCGGCTTCCGCATCGCGATCAAGGTGTTCCGCTCGCCGCGCGGGAACGCCGGGCGCACCCTCTCCGCGGCGCCCTCGGGGATCGGGTCCGCGGGGCCCGCCGCCGGCCGGCCGTCGTTCGTGCTCGTGCACGGGATCGGCGTCTCCTCCCGCTACTTCCACCCCGTCGCGGCGCTGCTGGCCGAGCACGGCGACGTCCACGCGATCGACCTGCCGGGCTACGGCGAGTCGCCCCGGGTGCACCGGGACGTGACGCTCGACGACCACGCGGCCGTCGTGGCCGAGGTCATCCGGACGCACGGCCTCGTCGACCCCGTCGTCGTCGGCCACTCGATGGGCTCGCAGATCGTCGCGCGCCTCGCGGCCGAGCACCCGGAGGTCGCCGACCGCATCGTGCTCATCGCGCCGACGCTCGACCCGCGGAAGCGCGGCGTCGTGCGCGCCGGGCTCGCCCTCGCCCACGACACGCTGCGCGAGCCGCTGCTCTCGAACGCCGTCGTGCTCGGCGACTACTTCCTCCGCTGCGGCATCCCGTACTACCTGCGGCAGCTCCCGCACCTCATCCAGGACCGGGTGGAGGACCGCGCCGGGCGGATCCGCGCCCGCACGCTCGTCGTCGTGGGCGACCGCGACGCCGTCGTCGACCGCTCCTTCGCCCGGGACCTCGCCGACGCGATCCCGCGCGGCCGCCTCCACGTGGCGCACGGGCCGCACGTCGTGATGTTCACGGATCCGGTCGGCGTCGCCCGCGCGATCGTCGAGCATGCCCGCCTCGGCTGA
- a CDS encoding histidinol-phosphate transaminase, with protein sequence MSPDWSRTTLADLPLRDDLRGEEPYGAPQLDVPVLLNVNENPHPLPEEVAVAVSEAVLEAARGLNRYPDREFLELRTELADYLTADSGLPLGPENVWAANGSNEVLQQVLQAFGGTDRVALSFAPHYAMYPEYARNTLTRWVSGRRQEDFTLDLANVTALIEQHQPSVVFLTSPNNPTGTALTIPEIEHVLSVAPGVVVIDEAYAEFRREGVPTAVSLLPEHPRLIVSRTMSKAFAFAGGRLGYLAASPAVVDALRIVRLPYHLSRITQVSATAALRHSAVLLAQVASLREERDGLVEWLRGRGFEVAPSDANFVLFGRFPDRHAVWQGLLDRGVLIRETGPEGWLRVSVGTPSETAAFRDALDDVLGTPRG encoded by the coding sequence ATGAGCCCCGACTGGTCGAGGACCACCCTCGCCGACCTGCCCCTCCGCGACGACCTGCGCGGCGAGGAGCCCTACGGCGCCCCGCAGCTCGACGTGCCGGTGCTCCTCAACGTGAACGAGAACCCGCACCCGCTGCCCGAGGAGGTGGCCGTCGCCGTGAGCGAGGCCGTGCTCGAGGCGGCGCGCGGGCTCAACCGCTACCCCGACCGCGAGTTCCTGGAGCTGCGGACCGAGCTCGCCGACTACCTCACGGCCGACAGCGGCCTGCCGCTCGGGCCGGAGAACGTGTGGGCGGCGAACGGATCCAACGAGGTCCTCCAGCAGGTGCTCCAGGCCTTCGGCGGCACCGACCGCGTGGCCCTCTCCTTCGCGCCGCACTACGCGATGTACCCCGAGTACGCGCGCAACACCCTCACGCGCTGGGTCTCCGGCCGCCGCCAGGAGGACTTCACGCTCGACCTGGCGAACGTCACGGCGCTCATCGAGCAGCACCAGCCGAGCGTCGTGTTCCTCACCTCGCCGAACAACCCGACGGGCACGGCGCTGACGATCCCCGAGATCGAGCACGTGCTGTCCGTCGCGCCCGGCGTGGTCGTCATCGACGAGGCCTACGCCGAGTTCCGTCGCGAGGGCGTCCCGACGGCCGTCTCGCTGCTGCCCGAGCACCCGCGCCTCATCGTCTCGCGCACCATGAGCAAGGCCTTCGCGTTCGCGGGAGGACGGCTCGGGTACCTCGCGGCCTCCCCCGCCGTGGTCGACGCGCTGCGGATCGTGCGGCTGCCGTACCACCTCTCCCGCATCACCCAGGTGAGCGCGACGGCCGCGCTCCGCCACAGCGCGGTGCTGCTCGCGCAGGTCGCGTCGCTCCGGGAGGAGCGCGACGGCCTCGTCGAGTGGCTCCGCGGACGCGGCTTCGAGGTCGCGCCGTCCGACGCGAACTTCGTGCTCTTCGGGCGCTTCCCCGACCGGCACGCCGTGTGGCAGGGCCTGCTCGACCGGGGCGTGCTGATCCGCGAGACCGGGCCGGAGGGCTGGCTGCGCGTCTCCGTCGGCACGCCCTCGGAGACGGCCGCGTTCCGCGACGCGCTGGACGACGTGCTCGGGACGCCGCGGGGCTGA